Genomic DNA from Vibrio vulnificus CMCP6:
GTCACCAAACCATTTGAATTACGAGAACTGCTGGTTCGAGTGAAGAACTTGTTGTGGCGAATTTCGCTTGCGCGCAGTGGTGGTTCAAAACATCAAGACGCGGAAAACGAAGACCATATTGTCCGCTTTGGCGACTGGACTTTCGATATTCATCGTCGAGCGTTGAGTCACAACGGTGAGCCAGTGAAGTTGACCAAGGCAGAATATGAGCTTCTGGTGGCGCTTTCGTCTTACCCAAATCAGGTATTAAGTCGTGAACGCATTCTCAACATGATCAGCCATCGTGTTGATGCGCCAAACGACAGAACGATCGATGTTTTGATTCGTCGCATGAGAGCAAAAATGGAGTTTGATCCTAAGAACCCACAAATTTTTGTGACCGTGCACGGTGAAGGCTACATGTTTGCAGGCGACTAGGCGTTGCTTAGAAAGCCAAAATTAACAAACAAAAAAAGAGCGGATTAAGCTCTTTTTTTGTTTCTGCAGGTCATGATTCATCATTTTGATGCGCGATTCTCTGCCATGATTTGTTCGTCAGTAAGAAGCAAATCTCGCATGCCTTGCCATAGCTGGCCGAGGGTTTCGTACCAGTAGCGCTCAGTTTGCTCAAGGTAGATGGCTTTAGGGGCATATCTATCCCAAGCTTGAGAGATGTTCTTTTGCGCAAGGTAGTTTGTTGGCGCAGGTAACGGCGTTATGCCAGCGTCATGAAACTCTTTCATTGCACGTGCCATGTGACTGGCAGAAGTAACCAAAACCAGCTGTTTCTGACGCACAAATGCTGCTGCTTGTCTCGCCTCTTCCCAAGTATCTTTGGCATCTTCAAGAAGAATAATGTCTGATTTCGCGACACCCAGAGCCAAAGCCACGTTTGCCATCATGCGCGCATGGCTGGTTTCTGAGCCGCCCGCATAGCCGGACAGAATCAATTTTGAGCCCGGATACATCTTTAAAATACGAATCCCTTCCGTCAAACGCATCAACGAAGCACGGCTTAACTCAGACGTAGGGGGGATTTGATCATCCACCACATGGCCATTGCCCAATACCATGACGTAATCGACGGTTTGTACTTCGGGTAGAAATACAGAGTATTGCCTTTCTAATGGCATTAATAACTTGCTGGCAACGGGTTGGAAAGAAACCAAGAATATCCCCAAAAAGGAGAATAATATGATGAAACACCCCGTTTTTTGTCTGGTGCTAAACATAATCAGCATCAGACCAGCTAAGCCTATTAAAAGTAGTGCTGGCAAAGGCATTAACAGTGCCGAGAGCACTTTTTTCAGCTCAAACATACAGAAATAGTCCGAAAAAACATCACTTGATAATAAAAATAAGAGAATGCCTCTTTATATCTGCTTTCCTTATGACAGAATAGCAGCACGATTAGATATGATAACTCAAGCTGCTGTGAACCAAGACCGTAATTTCGACGATATTGCCCACAAATTTGCAAAAAATATTTACGGGTCAGACAAAGGCGAGATTCGCCAAGTGATTGTTTGGGAAGATCTTCAACAATTGTTAGCCACCTTTGACGAGGCCAAACAGCCTCTAACCGTATTGGATGCGGGGGGCGGGTTGGCACAAATGTCACAAAAGCTTGCCAAACTCGGACATCACATTGCCTTATGTGATCTATCTTCTGAAATGCTGCAATTAGCAGAGCAGGATATTGCAAAAAATGGCTTGCTTGAGCAGTATCGGCTGATCCATTCTCCGGTGCAGAAGATTGGTGAGCACCTAGCAGAGCCCGTCGATGTGGTGATGTTTCATGCCGTGATGGAATGGTTGGCGGATCCAAAATCCGCGTTGGAAACGGTATTAGAACAAGTCGCACCGGGTGGCGCCGCGTCTATTATGTTCTACAACCACCATGGCTTGGTTTATAAGAATGTGGTCTGTGGCAATATCCCACATATTCTTGAGGGTATGCCTCATCGCAAACGCTTTAAGCTGCAACCGCAAAAAGGCCTAGAACCTCAATCTGTTTATCAGTGGATTGAAGACGCAGGTTTTGAAATTTATGGAAAATCCGGTATTCGCTGTTTCAGTGATTATATAGGGAACAGACAGAATATGGGTGATTACCAGTACGAGGATGTGCTCGAGTTGGAACGACGTCTGTGTCGCCAAGAGCCTTACCTCTCGCTGGGCCGATACATTCATGTGTGGGCTAAGAAGAAAGATAAACAGGAATAACAATGAGTGAGACAACTCTCAATGCTGCAGAGCAACCAATCGATGAATTGGTTAGTTGGGTTAAGCAGCACGATTTCTCATTGAACCTGACCACCGAGCGATTGGCGTTTCTCATCGCCATCGCTGTATTAAGTAACGAAAGGTTTGATGAAGAGTTGGGTGAAGGTGAGCTGCATGATGCGTTTACTATCGTCACTCGACTGTTTGAAGAAACGGGTGAAGCCTCAGCGTTTCGCGCCAATAACGCCATCAATGAGTTGGTTAAGCAGCGCCTGATCAGCCGCTTTACCAGCGAAATGACGGAAGGTGCCAGTATCTACCGTCTTTCGCCGTTGGCGATCGGCATTACTGACTACTATGTCCGTCATCGAGAATTCTCCAAGCTTAGACTATCGATTCAACTCTCCATGGTGGCTGGCGAAATGGCGAAAGCCATTGAAGCGGCCAAGCAAGGCGGGACGGCAGGGCATTGGAAGAAAAATGTCTATGCGGTGCTGAAATATTCAGTGGGTGAGATTTTCGATCAAATCGATCTCAACCAACGCGTGATGGATGAGCAACAACAATCGGTTAAACAGCAAATTGCCGATCTGCTGAACAAAGATTGGCGTGAAGCGATCAACAACTGTGAGTCACTGCTTTCAGAAACCTCGAACACGCTCAAAGAGCTGCAAGATACACTGCAAGCGGCAGGGGATGAGCTGCAAACTCAGATCTTGGATATTCAAGAGTTGGTCTATGGGGATGAAGAACTCGAGTTTATCGAAGAAACTCTGTTTGGGTTGCAGATGAAGCTCGATCGCATCACCAGCTGGGGTCAACAAGCCATCGATCTGTGGATCGGTTACGACCGCCATGTTCACAAATTTATCCGTACCGCGATTGATATGGATAAAAACCGAATCTTCAGTACTCGTCTACGCCAATCGGTCAAAGATTACTTCGACATGCCATGGTATCTCACTTACGCAGATGCGGAACGTTTGAGCGATTTGCGTGATGAAGCCTTAGTGCTGCGTGACGATGAAGTGACCGGACAAGTGCCACTTGAAGTGGAGTATGAAGAGTTTCAACAAGTCAATGATGAGCTTGCCGAGCGTATCGGTGAGATGTTGCGCCTACATAAAGACAACGGCAAGCCGATCGATCTCGGCATTGTGCTGAAAGATTATCTCGCGCAGCACCCTAGCACTCATCATTTCGATTTAGCTCGTATCGTTATCGACCAAGCGGTGCGCATGGGTTATTCCGAATCGGATTACCAAGCGATTCAGCCAGATTGGCAGGCAATTAACGACTACGGCGCAAAGGTACAAGCAAATGTCATCGACCGATATTAATGAATACATGCCAGAAAATCTGGCCAAAGCGATTTGCAACCCGCTGTTTCCAGCATTGGATAGCATGCTGCGTGCAGGTCGTCACATCTCGAGTGAAGATTTAGATAACCACGCACTGCTATCGGATTACGAAGTTGAGCTGTCGGCTTTTTATCAACGTTACAACACGGAGTTGGTGAAAGCGCCAGAAGGTTTCTTTTACCTTCGTCCGCGTTCAACCTCATTGATTGCCCGCAGTGTGCTCTCTGAGCTGGACATGTTGGTGGGCAAGGTGCTCTGTTTCCTTTACTTGAGCCCAGAGCGTTTGGCGCATGAAGGTATCTTTACCAATCAAGAGTTGTATGAAGAGCTGATCGCACTGACCGATGAAAAGAAACTGATGAAATTGGTGACCAACCGTGCGTCCGGGTCTGATCTCGACCGTGAAAAGTTGTTCGAAAAAGTACGCACCTCATTAAGACGTTTACGCCGTTTAGGCATGATCATCAATGTGGGAGACAGCGGCAAATTCAGCATCAGTGAAGCGGTGTTCCGTTTTGGTGCGGATGTGCGCGCGGGAGATGATATTCGCGAAGCGCAATTGCGTTTGATCCGCGATGGTGAAGCGGTGGTTCACACTCAAGAGCCGACTCAGGCAAGCCTACTGGCTGACGAAGAAGAACAGGATTATAACGAGCAAGCTGAATTAGAAGGTGAAGCATGATTGAAAGAGGTAAATATCAATCGCTGACCATGGTCAACTGGAACGGCTTTTTCGCTCGTACCTTTGATATTGATGGATTGGTCACCACCCTGTCAGGGGGCAATGGTGCAGGTAAATCAACCACGATGGCGGCGTTCATTACCGCGTTGATCCCAGACCAAAGTTTGCTGCATTTCCGTAACACAACCGAAGCGGGCAGCAGCCAAGCCTCTCGCGATAAAGGGCTTTACGGTAAGCTACAACCGGGTGCCTGTTACGCGGCATTGGATGTGGTGAACTCACGCAATCAACGCTTACTGTTTGCGGTGAAGCTACAGCAAGTGGCGGGCCGTGACAAAAAAGTGGACATCAAGCCGTTTGTGATTCAAGGCTTGCCAAGTCATGTGAAGCCAACGGATGTGCTGATTGAATCGGTCTCGGCCACTCAGGCGCGCGTTCGTCAAATCAACGAAGTGAAAGAGAGCGTTGCTCAGTATGAGGGCGTTCAGTTTAAGAGCTTCTCTTCGATTGTCGATTACCATGCACAGATGTTTGAGTTTGGCGTTATTCCGAAGAAATTACGCAACTCGAGCGACCGTTCGAAGTTCTACCGCCTGATTGAAGCTTCATTGTATGGCGGTATTTCGAGTGCGATTACTCGTTCACTGCGTGACTACCTGTTGCCACAAAATGGTGGGGTTAAGAAAGCGTTCCAAGATATGGAATCGGCATTGCGTGAAAACCGTATGACGCTGGAAGCGATCAAAACGACGCAAGCTGACCGCGATCTTTTCAAGCATTTGATTACGGAATCCACCAATTATGTGGCGGCAGACTATATGCGTCACGCCAATGAGCGTCACAAGAAGTTAGAGCAAAGTTTGTCACTACGCTCTGAACTCTTTAGCTCACGCGAGACACTGATTGAGCAAAACCGCTTACTGAATCAAGTTCAGCAAGAATTGGAAATGTTGGTTGAATCAGAATCGGCATTGGAGCAAGACTATCAAGGCGCTTCTGACCATTTGCAGTTGGTGCAAAATGCTTTACGTCAGCAAGAGAAAATCGAGCGTTACCAAGAAGATCTTGAAGAGCTGAATGAGCGTCTTGAAGAGCAATCCATGGTCGTGGAAGAAGCGCAAGAGCGCGTCTTAATGGCCGAAGAGCAGTCTACCGTCGCAGAGAACGAAGTAGACAGCTTGAAAACGCAGTTGGCCGATTACCAACAGGCGTTGGATGTGCAGCAAACTCGCGCGCTTCAATATCAACAGGCAGTTCAAGCGCTAGAAAAAGCCAAAGTGCTTTTGTCTGACAGCACGTTAACCGCTGAATCTGCGCAAGCCTTGGTAGCGCAGTTAACCCAAAGCGAAGCAGAGCAGACCCAAGCCTTGTTGGCGCTAAAGCACAAACTGGATATGTCCTCCGCGGCCGCGCAACAGTTTGAAAATGCGCTGAAATTAGTGCACAGCATTGCTGGTCAAGTTGAACGTGCAGAGGCTTCTCGCCATGCGAAAGCGGCTATTCAACAAGCGCGTTCCGCGCAGCAAGTGGTGCAAAACGAAAACCAATGGCGCGCGCAGCATCGTGACTTAGAACGTAGCTTGAATCAGCAAAACCAAGCGCAAGCCTTGGTCGCGGAATACCAAAAAGCACACCAAGTTACGCTTGATGATGAAGTGATGTTTGAGCAAGAGCGTGAACGTCATCATGCCCAACTTGACTCTCTTGAGATTGCGTTGGAAGAGAATCGCGAATTGCGTAGCGAGCAGCGCCGTCAGGAGCAAGATTTACAAAGTGACATCACGCAGCTTCAGGCGATCGCGCCAAAATGGATTGCGGCCAATGATGCACTCGAAAAACTGCGTGAGCAAAGTGGCGCAGAGCTAGCGGATAGCCAATCGGTGATGTCACAAATGCAGCAAGTTCTTGAGCAAGAGAAACAGCTTTCTCAAGCCAAAGACAAGCTGGCAGAGCGTCGCAGCCAACTGGAAAGTGAAATTGAACGTCTGGCCTCTCCTGGTGGTTCTAATGACCCACGTTTGAAAGGTTTAGCGGATACGCTAGGCGGTGTCTTGCTTTCTGAGATCTATGACGACATCACCATTGACGATGCGCCTTACTTCAGTGCGATGTACGGCCCTGCACGTCATGCGATTGTGGTGTCCGATTTGTCGGGCATCGAAGAAAAACTGGTGGAACTCGACGACTGTCCTGAGGATCTTTACATCATTGAAGGCGATGTGGATGCCTTTGATGACAGCTCAATCAAAGCGGAAGAGCTAGAGGGCGCAGTGTGCGTGCGTTTGAACGATCGTCAAATGCGTTACTCTCGTTTCCCTGTGATCCCGCTGTTTGGTCGTGCAGCACGTGAACAACGTTTAGAGCTGCTGCGTAGCGAGCGCGAAGAAGTCGTTGAAAAGCACGCGAAAGCGGCATTTGACGCGCAGAAAATGCAGCGTCTATTCCAAGCGTTTAACCAGTTTGTGGCTGAGCACATCCAAGTGGCCTTTGCTGCGGATCCCGAGCAAGCACTTGTGATTGCGCGCGATAAGCGTAACCAACTGACGCGCACTTTGGCTGAGTTGGAAGCGAAAGAGCTGCAGATGCGCAGCCAAATCCAAAACAGTAAGCAAGCGCTTACCATGCTGGATAAATTGGCACCGATGATGGCGGTGATCAGCGATGACACCATCGGAGAGCGCTTCGCGGAACTGGAAGAGAAAATTGCTCAGTTGGCCGATGCGAAGCAGTTCTTAGGCGCACACGCCAAAGCGGTTGAGCAGTTAGAAAGCCAATTAGCGGTACTTGACGCTGATCCTGAGCAGTTCGATGCACTGGAAGCGCAATATCAAAGCGCAGATAGCCAATTGCAAGCGTTGAAGAAGCAAATTTTCGCCTTGTCGGATTTGGTTGAACGTCGCCACTATTTTGCTTACGCCGATTCGGTTGATCTGCTTAGCAAGAGCAGCGAGCTGAGTGAACAGCTAAAAGCGAAATTGGTGGAAGCGGAACGTGCACGTAGCCGTTACCGTGATGAGCTCAAGCAGCAGCAAGAGCAGATGAACCAATACAACCAAGTGTTGGCCTCTCTAAAGAGTTCATATCAAGCGAAGTTGGAAACGGTTCAAGAATTTAAGCAAGAGCTGGCAGAGTTTGGTGTCAGTGCCGATGAAGGGGCGTTGGAGCGCGCGATTCGTCGTCGTGATGAACTTCACGAGCGTTTGCACACCTCACGCAGCCGTAAGAGCGAGTACGAACGTACCCTTACTTCAACAGAGCTGGGCATGAAAGAACTCGCCAAGCGCTTGAAGAAGGTGCAAAAAGAGTACGTAGAACTGCGTACGTTTGTCGTTGCTGCGAAAGCAGGCTGGTGCTCAGTACTGCGTTTAGCACGTGAAAACGACGTTGAGCGCCGCCTACACAAGCGTGAGCTGGCTTACTTGTCGGCGGGTGAACTGCGTTCCATGTCGGATAAATCACTGGGTGCACTGCGTCTTGCGGTTGCCAACAATGATGATCTGCGTGATGCACTGCGACTCTCTGAAGATAATGCGCGTCCTGAACGCAAAGTATTGTTCTACATTGCGGTTTACCAGCACTTACGTGAGCGTATTCGCCAAGACATCATCCATACCGATGATCCGGTCGAAGCGATTGAAGAGATGGAAGTGGAACTGGCTCGTCTGACTGAAGAGTTGACCATGCGTGAAAACCGCTTGGCCATCAGTTCTGAGTCGGTGGCGAGCATCATTAAGAAAACCATCCAACGTGAACAGAACCGTATTCGCATGTTGAACCAAGGTTTGTCCAATATCTCGTTTGGCCAGGTGAAGGGAGTTCGACTCAATGTGAAAGTGCGCGAAAGCCATGAAGTGTTACTGAATGGTCTCGCCACGCAGCAAGAACAGCATAAAGATCTGTTTGAAACGGCACGTTACACCTTCTCTGAAGCGATGGCGAAACTGTTCCAGCGTGTTAACCCGCACATTGATATGGGGCAACGTTCACCACAAGTCTTGGGTGAAGAACTGCTGGATTACCGCAACTACCTTGAATTGAGCATTGAAGTAAACCGTGGCTCTGATGGTTGGCTACAAGCGGAATCGGGTGCACTGTCTACTGGTGAAGCGATTGGTACTGGCCAATCTATTCTCTTGATGGTGGTGCAAAGCTG
This window encodes:
- the mukB gene encoding chromosome partition protein MukB, with the translated sequence MIERGKYQSLTMVNWNGFFARTFDIDGLVTTLSGGNGAGKSTTMAAFITALIPDQSLLHFRNTTEAGSSQASRDKGLYGKLQPGACYAALDVVNSRNQRLLFAVKLQQVAGRDKKVDIKPFVIQGLPSHVKPTDVLIESVSATQARVRQINEVKESVAQYEGVQFKSFSSIVDYHAQMFEFGVIPKKLRNSSDRSKFYRLIEASLYGGISSAITRSLRDYLLPQNGGVKKAFQDMESALRENRMTLEAIKTTQADRDLFKHLITESTNYVAADYMRHANERHKKLEQSLSLRSELFSSRETLIEQNRLLNQVQQELEMLVESESALEQDYQGASDHLQLVQNALRQQEKIERYQEDLEELNERLEEQSMVVEEAQERVLMAEEQSTVAENEVDSLKTQLADYQQALDVQQTRALQYQQAVQALEKAKVLLSDSTLTAESAQALVAQLTQSEAEQTQALLALKHKLDMSSAAAQQFENALKLVHSIAGQVERAEASRHAKAAIQQARSAQQVVQNENQWRAQHRDLERSLNQQNQAQALVAEYQKAHQVTLDDEVMFEQERERHHAQLDSLEIALEENRELRSEQRRQEQDLQSDITQLQAIAPKWIAANDALEKLREQSGAELADSQSVMSQMQQVLEQEKQLSQAKDKLAERRSQLESEIERLASPGGSNDPRLKGLADTLGGVLLSEIYDDITIDDAPYFSAMYGPARHAIVVSDLSGIEEKLVELDDCPEDLYIIEGDVDAFDDSSIKAEELEGAVCVRLNDRQMRYSRFPVIPLFGRAAREQRLELLRSEREEVVEKHAKAAFDAQKMQRLFQAFNQFVAEHIQVAFAADPEQALVIARDKRNQLTRTLAELEAKELQMRSQIQNSKQALTMLDKLAPMMAVISDDTIGERFAELEEKIAQLADAKQFLGAHAKAVEQLESQLAVLDADPEQFDALEAQYQSADSQLQALKKQIFALSDLVERRHYFAYADSVDLLSKSSELSEQLKAKLVEAERARSRYRDELKQQQEQMNQYNQVLASLKSSYQAKLETVQEFKQELAEFGVSADEGALERAIRRRDELHERLHTSRSRKSEYERTLTSTELGMKELAKRLKKVQKEYVELRTFVVAAKAGWCSVLRLARENDVERRLHKRELAYLSAGELRSMSDKSLGALRLAVANNDDLRDALRLSEDNARPERKVLFYIAVYQHLRERIRQDIIHTDDPVEAIEEMEVELARLTEELTMRENRLAISSESVASIIKKTIQREQNRIRMLNQGLSNISFGQVKGVRLNVKVRESHEVLLNGLATQQEQHKDLFETARYTFSEAMAKLFQRVNPHIDMGQRSPQVLGEELLDYRNYLELSIEVNRGSDGWLQAESGALSTGEAIGTGQSILLMVVQSWEEESRRLRSKDIVPCRLLFLDEAARLDAKSISTLFELCDRLDMQLLIAAPENISPEKGTTYKLVRKVFKDHEHVHVVGLRGFGQEQKPKSEAQQMIEEFEA
- the mukE gene encoding chromosome partition protein MukE; its protein translation is MSSTDINEYMPENLAKAICNPLFPALDSMLRAGRHISSEDLDNHALLSDYEVELSAFYQRYNTELVKAPEGFFYLRPRSTSLIARSVLSELDMLVGKVLCFLYLSPERLAHEGIFTNQELYEELIALTDEKKLMKLVTNRASGSDLDREKLFEKVRTSLRRLRRLGMIINVGDSGKFSISEAVFRFGADVRAGDDIREAQLRLIRDGEAVVHTQEPTQASLLADEEEQDYNEQAELEGEA
- the cmoM gene encoding tRNA uridine 5-oxyacetic acid(34) methyltransferase CmoM, whose translation is MITQAAVNQDRNFDDIAHKFAKNIYGSDKGEIRQVIVWEDLQQLLATFDEAKQPLTVLDAGGGLAQMSQKLAKLGHHIALCDLSSEMLQLAEQDIAKNGLLEQYRLIHSPVQKIGEHLAEPVDVVMFHAVMEWLADPKSALETVLEQVAPGGAASIMFYNHHGLVYKNVVCGNIPHILEGMPHRKRFKLQPQKGLEPQSVYQWIEDAGFEIYGKSGIRCFSDYIGNRQNMGDYQYEDVLELERRLCRQEPYLSLGRYIHVWAKKKDKQE
- the elyC gene encoding envelope biogenesis factor ElyC, with protein sequence MFELKKVLSALLMPLPALLLIGLAGLMLIMFSTRQKTGCFIILFSFLGIFLVSFQPVASKLLMPLERQYSVFLPEVQTVDYVMVLGNGHVVDDQIPPTSELSRASLMRLTEGIRILKMYPGSKLILSGYAGGSETSHARMMANVALALGVAKSDIILLEDAKDTWEEARQAAAFVRQKQLVLVTSASHMARAMKEFHDAGITPLPAPTNYLAQKNISQAWDRYAPKAIYLEQTERYWYETLGQLWQGMRDLLLTDEQIMAENRASK
- the torR gene encoding two-component system response regulator TorR, whose protein sequence is MSYHVLVVEDDVVTRSKLAGYFQKEGYTVSEAESGAEMRHILQNSCVDLVMLDINLPGEDGLMLTRELRSQSDIGIILVTGRTDSIDKIVGLEMGADDYVTKPFELRELLVRVKNLLWRISLARSGGSKHQDAENEDHIVRFGDWTFDIHRRALSHNGEPVKLTKAEYELLVALSSYPNQVLSRERILNMISHRVDAPNDRTIDVLIRRMRAKMEFDPKNPQIFVTVHGEGYMFAGD
- the mukF gene encoding chromosome partition protein MukF, with amino-acid sequence MSETTLNAAEQPIDELVSWVKQHDFSLNLTTERLAFLIAIAVLSNERFDEELGEGELHDAFTIVTRLFEETGEASAFRANNAINELVKQRLISRFTSEMTEGASIYRLSPLAIGITDYYVRHREFSKLRLSIQLSMVAGEMAKAIEAAKQGGTAGHWKKNVYAVLKYSVGEIFDQIDLNQRVMDEQQQSVKQQIADLLNKDWREAINNCESLLSETSNTLKELQDTLQAAGDELQTQILDIQELVYGDEELEFIEETLFGLQMKLDRITSWGQQAIDLWIGYDRHVHKFIRTAIDMDKNRIFSTRLRQSVKDYFDMPWYLTYADAERLSDLRDEALVLRDDEVTGQVPLEVEYEEFQQVNDELAERIGEMLRLHKDNGKPIDLGIVLKDYLAQHPSTHHFDLARIVIDQAVRMGYSESDYQAIQPDWQAINDYGAKVQANVIDRY